In Methanoculleus sp. SDB, one genomic interval encodes:
- the rpoK gene encoding DNA-directed RNA polymerase subunit K (promotes RNAP assembly or increases stability; similar to eukaryotic RPB6 and bacterial subunit omega) — protein sequence MKESYTRYERARIIGARALQISMGAPVLITTGNIDPLEIAIEEFQKRVVPITVKRVK from the coding sequence ATGAAGGAATCGTATACCCGATATGAAAGAGCCAGAATTATCGGTGCACGTGCTCTGCAGATTTCGATGGGTGCTCCCGTCCTTATCACGACAGGAAACATCGATCCGCTTGAGATCGCCATCGAAGAATTCCAGAAACGTGTGGTTCCCATCACCGTAAAAAGAGTGAAGTGA
- a CDS encoding enolase produces MTTITSITLRTILDSRGNPTIEADLWTENGFGRAAAPSGASTGMYEAKALPVREAIEHARSAVIPSLLGTDSRDQTGFDALLREIDGTPDFSVIGANISVALSLANAKAAASSLGLELFRYLGGVFTTDTPLPLGNVIGGGAHAANATDIQEFLIVPTGAMDAEEAIFTNAVVHKQIRELLNSQGKGCGKGDEGAWAPQISDIAAFDLVSEAIAAVSDDLAVEVDMGLDVAASELWRNGHYQYRDANRNSEDQIAYISDLIDRYELVYVEDPLHEEDFEGFARLTEEVGDRCLICGDDLFVTNVDRIETGIEQQSANCVLIKPNQIGTLTDTFEAVRLAHANGMETVMSHRSGETTDETIAHLATAFACIYLKTGVVGGERIAKLNELVRIEEMIY; encoded by the coding sequence ATGACGACCATAACGAGTATTACCCTGAGAACAATTCTCGACAGCCGTGGCAATCCGACGATCGAGGCGGATCTCTGGACCGAAAACGGTTTCGGACGGGCTGCAGCACCAAGCGGTGCGAGTACCGGCATGTATGAGGCAAAAGCCCTTCCCGTGCGCGAAGCAATCGAGCATGCCCGATCGGCGGTGATCCCGTCGCTCCTGGGCACGGATTCACGCGATCAGACCGGTTTTGACGCGCTGCTCAGGGAAATCGACGGCACACCTGATTTCAGCGTCATCGGCGCGAATATCTCGGTAGCATTGTCGCTGGCAAATGCGAAAGCAGCCGCTTCTTCTCTGGGTCTGGAGCTCTTCAGGTATCTGGGCGGTGTGTTCACAACCGATACCCCGCTTCCGCTCGGCAATGTTATCGGCGGAGGAGCCCATGCGGCCAATGCGACCGATATTCAGGAATTTCTGATCGTGCCGACCGGGGCGATGGATGCCGAAGAAGCGATTTTTACAAACGCGGTCGTCCATAAACAGATCCGGGAACTTCTCAACAGTCAGGGCAAAGGCTGCGGCAAAGGCGACGAAGGTGCATGGGCACCACAGATCAGTGATATTGCGGCCTTTGATCTCGTCAGTGAAGCCATTGCTGCTGTTTCAGACGATCTGGCAGTGGAAGTCGATATGGGCCTTGATGTCGCAGCGAGCGAACTCTGGCGCAATGGCCACTATCAATACCGGGATGCGAATCGAAATAGCGAAGACCAGATTGCATATATCAGCGATCTTATCGACCGGTATGAGCTGGTTTACGTCGAGGATCCGCTTCACGAAGAGGATTTCGAAGGTTTCGCACGGCTGACCGAAGAGGTTGGTGACAGATGCCTTATCTGCGGTGATGATCTCTTCGTGACAAACGTTGACCGTATTGAGACGGGTATCGAGCAGCAATCTGCAAATTGCGTCCTTATCAAACCGAATCAGATCGGGACCCTGACAGACACTTTTGAAGCGGTGCGTCTTGCCCATGCCAACGGTATGGAAACGGTCATGAGTCACCGGTCTGGTGAAACGACCGATGAAACGATTGCACATCTTGCAACCGCATTCGCCTGTATTTACTTAAAAACAGGCGTTGTTGGTGGAGAACGTATTGCAAAACTGAATGAACTTGTTCGTATTGAGGAGATGATCTATTGA
- a CDS encoding 30S ribosomal protein S2 codes for MTSNDIEIELAESLIPVEEYLAAGVHIGTQQKSQDMMKFIYRVRGDGLYILDIQETDKRIKTAAAFIARFDPTKILVVTSRQYGQYPAKKFAEAIGGMAAVGRFIPGLLTNQRIAGYVEPEVLVVTDPIGDSQAVNEAVQCGVPIVALCDTNNMTSFVDLVIPTNNKGRKALSMVYYLLTREVLRHRGITTSLTPEDFETDL; via the coding sequence TTGACATCCAATGATATAGAAATAGAACTTGCTGAATCCCTTATTCCGGTTGAGGAATATCTTGCCGCAGGAGTGCACATCGGCACCCAGCAAAAAAGCCAGGACATGATGAAATTCATCTACCGTGTACGCGGGGATGGCCTGTATATTCTTGATATCCAGGAGACCGACAAGAGAATAAAAACTGCCGCGGCTTTTATCGCCAGGTTCGATCCCACGAAGATCCTGGTCGTTACATCACGCCAGTATGGCCAGTATCCCGCAAAGAAGTTCGCCGAGGCTATCGGTGGCATGGCGGCAGTTGGCAGATTTATTCCCGGTCTCCTGACGAACCAGCGTATCGCAGGATATGTGGAACCCGAAGTGCTGGTCGTGACCGATCCCATCGGCGACTCGCAGGCAGTGAACGAGGCCGTCCAGTGCGGTGTTCCCATCGTCGCGCTGTGTGATACGAACAATATGACCAGTTTCGTCGATCTCGTCATCCCGACAAACAACAAGGGCCGAAAAGCTCTCTCCATGGTATACTATCTCCTCACACGCGAAGTTCTTCGCCACCGGGGAATCACGACTTCACTGACACCCGAAGATTTTGAGACCGATCTGTAA
- a CDS encoding extradiol dioxygenase → MTRKPSVAGMFYPDNPTHLRQMVETFFRQTAGGGEALGVVSPHAGYIYSGQTAAHAIAALPEGFDGTIVLIGPSHQGMITCASGEAWETPLGMVQTDRPFIEAMDITVDEFSHKGEHSLEVQVPFLQIRFPRALVAPVMMGSQSPGSVENLAGKIIRAIRMTGREIRIVASSDFSHYIPEDVARRQDLYAIEALRNLDVGEFFRRIHEAGVSACGYGPIATMVTVCRSLGATRGDLIRYTTSAEVSGDRSQVVGYAAIAVI, encoded by the coding sequence ATGACACGAAAACCCAGTGTCGCGGGAATGTTTTATCCCGATAATCCTACCCACCTTCGACAGATGGTCGAGACTTTTTTCCGGCAAACCGCAGGCGGCGGAGAGGCGCTGGGCGTTGTATCTCCGCACGCGGGATATATCTATTCCGGCCAGACAGCAGCTCACGCCATTGCTGCGCTGCCGGAAGGATTCGACGGAACAATCGTGCTTATCGGTCCGAGCCATCAGGGGATGATCACGTGCGCCTCCGGTGAAGCATGGGAGACGCCTCTTGGCATGGTGCAGACTGACCGCCCGTTTATCGAGGCAATGGACATTACTGTGGATGAGTTTTCCCATAAGGGTGAGCATTCTCTTGAAGTTCAGGTTCCGTTTCTCCAGATCCGGTTTCCGCGGGCATTGGTTGCGCCGGTTATGATGGGAAGCCAGAGCCCGGGTTCTGTTGAAAACCTCGCCGGAAAAATTATCCGGGCTATCCGGATGACAGGCAGGGAGATCCGGATTGTGGCATCAAGTGATTTTTCCCACTATATTCCCGAAGATGTCGCCCGGAGGCAGGATCTGTATGCCATCGAAGCGCTCAGAAACCTTGACGTCGGTGAGTTTTTCCGCCGCATTCACGAAGCGGGCGTCAGTGCCTGCGGCTATGGCCCCATTGCCACGATGGTCACGGTGTGCCGCAGTCTTGGAGCAACCCGCGGTGACCTGATCCGGTACACCACAAGTGCCGAAGTATCGGGCGACCGGAGCCAGGTAGTCGGGTATGCGGCCATCGCGGTGATATAA
- a CDS encoding mevalonate kinase: MATWSSPGKVFLFGEHAVVFGKPGIAMAIKPRVYVTVRKGRHPPRVKSPYIENCFSELDVKGSVYVHSQLPSSSGLGSSAAVTVATLSAINDEFDLGHSRAQIAEIAYTIEKKAQKGRASPTDTYVSSFGGIVLIKGGTKRRLPPQSFNLVIGNTLVSHSTSKMVEQVGTFRQEEPAIVNPILDAIDAVCMKAIHHLADPKEIGKYMDINHALLEALGVSHPSLTRLVMASRAAGAYGAKMTGAGGGGCIIALCPKRSKTRIAGAIEGCDARAIITTIDTDGARKEHDGKIARKTGR; this comes from the coding sequence GTGGCGACGTGGAGTTCTCCGGGAAAGGTTTTTTTATTTGGAGAGCATGCCGTCGTTTTCGGCAAACCGGGCATTGCAATGGCAATTAAACCGCGGGTGTATGTCACTGTCCGGAAAGGACGGCATCCTCCCAGGGTAAAATCACCATATATTGAAAACTGTTTCTCCGAACTCGATGTAAAAGGGAGCGTATATGTTCATTCACAACTCCCGAGCTCATCCGGTCTGGGTTCGTCGGCAGCAGTCACTGTTGCCACACTGTCGGCAATCAACGACGAATTCGATCTCGGTCACTCACGTGCGCAGATAGCAGAAATCGCATATACAATTGAGAAAAAGGCGCAAAAAGGGCGAGCAAGCCCGACTGACACGTATGTGTCGTCATTCGGGGGGATTGTGCTGATCAAAGGGGGAACGAAACGCCGTCTGCCGCCGCAGTCATTCAATCTCGTCATCGGCAATACGCTTGTTTCACACAGCACTTCGAAGATGGTGGAGCAGGTCGGTACATTCAGGCAGGAAGAGCCTGCTATCGTTAATCCCATACTTGATGCAATTGACGCTGTTTGCATGAAAGCGATTCATCATCTTGCAGATCCGAAAGAAATCGGCAAATATATGGATATCAACCATGCTCTCCTGGAGGCGCTTGGAGTAAGCCACCCGTCGCTGACCCGCCTTGTTATGGCATCCCGTGCGGCCGGCGCATACGGGGCAAAAATGACCGGGGCGGGTGGCGGCGGGTGTATCATCGCACTCTGTCCCAAGCGGTCCAAAACGCGTATCGCCGGTGCCATCGAAGGGTGCGACGCCCGGGCGATAATTACAACCATCGATACTGACGGGGCACGTAAAGAACATGACGGAAAGATTGCTCGTAAAACTGGGCGGTAG
- a CDS encoding uridylate kinase — translation MTERLLVKLGGSVITDKSGDCTISHLRLAKIADALSQHPGGEIILVHGAGSCGHPEAMRHHIHKGLDQNNIAGIFITHQAVGHLNDAVVNALRTSGVEAMGMHPLDVCVAEDGRLVSMELEPLELLVRNGIVPVLHGDVVMDRTRGVCIVSGDQLVRYIAPRMGIHRIGLATDVAGVLDKGSVLPWIDSETANTLSIGESGNIDVTGGMKGKIRELLSLAGEGTESEIFHISRLGDFLDGRNHGGTVIRRREGN, via the coding sequence ATGACGGAAAGATTGCTCGTAAAACTGGGCGGTAGCGTTATTACCGATAAATCAGGGGACTGCACAATCAGTCACTTACGGCTGGCAAAGATTGCGGATGCCCTGTCACAGCATCCCGGAGGTGAAATTATTCTGGTCCATGGCGCCGGTTCCTGCGGTCATCCTGAGGCGATGCGTCATCACATTCATAAAGGATTGGATCAAAATAATATAGCAGGTATATTTATCACGCATCAAGCGGTCGGACACCTCAACGATGCCGTGGTAAATGCGCTTCGTACCAGCGGTGTGGAAGCAATGGGAATGCATCCTCTGGATGTATGTGTTGCGGAAGACGGTCGTCTCGTCTCAATGGAGTTGGAACCTCTCGAACTTCTCGTCCGGAACGGGATCGTGCCTGTGCTCCATGGCGATGTCGTCATGGACAGGACACGGGGTGTCTGCATTGTCTCAGGAGACCAGCTTGTCAGGTATATCGCACCCCGGATGGGTATTCACCGGATAGGGCTGGCAACCGACGTTGCCGGCGTACTCGATAAAGGGTCGGTTCTTCCCTGGATCGATTCGGAAACCGCAAATACACTCTCCATTGGTGAATCAGGAAATATTGACGTCACAGGAGGAATGAAAGGTAAAATCCGTGAACTCCTTTCACTAGCGGGTGAAGGAACGGAATCGGAGATCTTTCATATTTCACGTCTTGGGGACTTTCTGGACGGGCGTAATCATGGCGGTACCGTGATTAGACGCCGGGAAGGGAACTGA
- a CDS encoding isopentenyl pyrophosphate isomerase: MDTTTQTSSRKRDHLVICCEQQIEYGYSGFDDVRLVHNALPECDLGSLQTGVRFLGHTLQSPLFIAAMTGGHPDTLEVNRRLARAAAKYGLGMGVGSQRAALENPDLEESFIVVRDHAPDAFLCANLGIIQLRDHGIEWADRAVEMIDAQALCIHLNPLQEAIQPEGDHNACDSLAALAALCAEASYPIIVKETGSGISREVARRLWGSGVQGIDTGGWGGTSWAAVECVRAPDEKLARLGSHFLNWGIPTVVSLCEVAGTGSPVIATGGIRSGTDIAKAIALGADLCGTALPLLKPAMESEEALFAAIEMMQQQLKVAMFLTGADSVARLRNVRTYITGLTGQMIHSEE; the protein is encoded by the coding sequence ATGGATACTACAACGCAGACATCCTCGCGGAAACGGGACCACCTTGTGATCTGCTGTGAACAGCAGATAGAATACGGGTATTCCGGGTTTGATGACGTACGGCTGGTGCATAACGCATTGCCTGAGTGCGATCTCGGATCACTGCAGACCGGGGTGCGGTTTCTCGGGCACACGCTACAGTCACCTCTCTTTATCGCAGCCATGACCGGAGGTCACCCGGACACGCTGGAGGTGAACCGACGCCTTGCCCGGGCTGCGGCGAAGTACGGCCTTGGCATGGGAGTCGGATCACAACGGGCCGCTCTTGAAAACCCGGATCTGGAGGAGAGTTTTATAGTAGTTCGCGACCATGCACCTGATGCATTTCTCTGCGCGAATCTCGGTATTATCCAGCTCCGTGATCACGGAATTGAATGGGCGGACCGGGCTGTGGAGATGATTGATGCACAGGCTCTCTGTATCCACCTCAATCCGCTTCAGGAGGCAATACAACCCGAAGGCGATCATAATGCATGCGACTCTCTCGCAGCACTCGCCGCCCTCTGCGCTGAAGCCTCTTATCCGATAATTGTCAAGGAGACCGGATCAGGGATTTCCCGGGAAGTCGCGAGAAGGCTCTGGGGCAGTGGCGTTCAGGGTATTGACACAGGAGGATGGGGAGGCACCTCATGGGCTGCAGTCGAGTGCGTGCGTGCACCGGACGAGAAACTCGCCCGGCTCGGTTCGCACTTCCTCAACTGGGGCATTCCAACTGTTGTGAGCCTTTGCGAGGTTGCGGGCACCGGAAGTCCCGTCATTGCAACAGGAGGGATCCGCTCAGGCACCGATATCGCCAAGGCGATAGCACTCGGAGCTGATTTGTGCGGAACCGCACTGCCGCTCCTGAAACCGGCAATGGAAAGTGAAGAAGCGCTGTTTGCAGCAATCGAGATGATGCAGCAACAGCTGAAAGTCGCAATGTTTCTCACCGGTGCGGACTCAGTTGCCCGGCTGAGAAACGTGCGTACGTATATTACCGGCCTGACAGGTCAGATGATACATTCGGAGGAATAA
- a CDS encoding ribonuclease J, producing the protein MDIEIIAVGGYNEVGRNMTAVRCGKEIVIFDMGLRLDQIMIHEDAEVENMHSLDLIEMKAIPDDTLMNTVEGTVKAIVCTHGHLDHIGAIPKLAHRYNAPVIGTPYTAELIRQQIAGEQKFGVNNKIFTLKAGQKYTLSQSITLEFVRMQHSIIDTIMAVLHTPRGAIIYANDFKLDRTPVIGAPPDFARLREIGKEGVLALVVESTNVMTKGRTPSERVARDLVRDVMTSYEDDKNAMIVSTFSSHIARVKTIAECAHEIGRKPVLLGRSMERYASTAEQLKLVGFPSTVSMFGNRRTVDRTFKRMMKSGKENFVPIVTGHQGEPGAILTRLAKGDTPYRLDKGDKIMFSAKVIPNPMNYGQRHMLETLLKMRGARLFDELHVSGHAYREDHYELIHMLNPQHIIPSHGNIDMTGGYVQFAEESGYTLNNDIHILRNGQRITFPQ; encoded by the coding sequence ATGGATATTGAAATAATTGCAGTAGGCGGCTATAATGAAGTCGGACGAAATATGACGGCTGTTCGCTGCGGAAAAGAGATCGTAATTTTTGATATGGGGCTCCGGCTCGATCAGATAATGATCCACGAGGATGCTGAAGTCGAAAACATGCATTCGCTTGATCTCATCGAGATGAAAGCAATCCCGGACGATACGCTGATGAACACAGTAGAGGGCACCGTTAAGGCGATTGTCTGCACTCACGGGCACCTCGATCACATCGGGGCGATTCCCAAACTCGCCCACCGGTACAACGCGCCGGTTATCGGAACGCCCTATACGGCGGAACTCATACGGCAGCAGATAGCGGGCGAACAGAAGTTCGGGGTGAACAATAAAATTTTCACGCTCAAGGCGGGACAGAAATATACCCTCTCCCAGTCGATCACCCTTGAATTCGTCAGGATGCAGCACAGCATTATCGACACGATAATGGCGGTTCTGCATACCCCCCGCGGGGCGATTATCTATGCAAACGATTTCAAACTTGACAGAACACCAGTCATCGGTGCACCGCCGGACTTTGCGCGACTCAGGGAGATAGGCAAGGAAGGCGTTCTCGCGCTCGTCGTTGAAAGCACAAATGTGATGACCAAGGGCAGGACGCCGAGCGAACGGGTAGCCCGGGATCTCGTTCGTGACGTAATGACAAGTTATGAGGATGATAAGAACGCCATGATCGTCAGCACGTTCTCGTCCCATATTGCACGCGTAAAGACGATTGCGGAGTGTGCGCATGAAATCGGTCGAAAACCGGTTCTGCTCGGCCGTTCGATGGAGAGGTATGCATCAACTGCCGAACAGCTTAAATTGGTCGGGTTTCCCAGTACCGTCAGCATGTTCGGAAACCGGCGGACGGTAGACAGGACTTTTAAGCGGATGATGAAATCGGGGAAAGAAAATTTCGTTCCGATTGTCACCGGGCACCAGGGCGAACCGGGCGCGATCCTTACGCGGCTGGCAAAAGGGGATACACCGTATAGACTGGATAAAGGGGACAAGATTATGTTCTCTGCGAAAGTCATCCCGAATCCGATGAATTACGGTCAGCGCCACATGCTTGAAACCCTGCTGAAGATGAGGGGTGCACGCCTGTTCGATGAGCTTCACGTGAGCGGTCATGCGTACCGGGAAGACCACTATGAACTGATTCATATGCTCAATCCGCAGCATATTATCCCTTCGCACGGGAATATCGACATGACCGGTGGATACGTCCAGTTTGCGGAAGAAAGCGGGTACACCCTGAACAATGATATTCACATCCTCCGGAACGGACAGAGGATCACTTTCCCACAATAA
- a CDS encoding phosphoesterase, translating to MELNEYLQKAADIVDKELFRNYGSVFAELDKAAAHLLLAGGKRIRPAVVMLGADAVRRGSSMDILPAALALEVTHTFTLIHDDIMDGDSTRRGVPTVHTEWDEATAILAGDVLYAQAFELLTKAIAPDNARVKAVMLLARTCIEICQGQHMDITFASRDDVSEMEYLDMVHKKTGALIASAAAAGGILAGGTPGQVKALYEWGVNSGIAFQIQDDLIDLLADAQKSGKDRASDLREGKQTLIAIHARERGIDLSPYRRADLSDAEIENAILILEDAGVIQDVRDMSAEKVAIAKKALHNLPESEERVLLSQITDYFVTRGF from the coding sequence ATGGAACTGAACGAGTATCTTCAAAAAGCCGCTGATATCGTCGATAAGGAACTTTTCCGAAATTACGGGAGCGTTTTTGCGGAACTGGACAAAGCGGCGGCGCACCTCCTGCTTGCGGGAGGGAAACGCATCCGCCCCGCTGTCGTAATGCTCGGGGCTGATGCGGTGCGGAGGGGCAGTTCCATGGATATTCTCCCCGCCGCTCTTGCGCTTGAAGTGACTCACACATTTACCCTCATTCATGATGACATTATGGACGGAGACTCCACCCGAAGGGGCGTGCCGACCGTCCATACAGAGTGGGACGAAGCAACGGCTATTCTTGCAGGTGATGTCCTGTACGCGCAGGCTTTTGAACTTTTGACAAAAGCCATCGCCCCGGATAATGCACGCGTGAAAGCCGTAATGCTGCTTGCCCGTACCTGCATCGAAATCTGTCAGGGACAGCACATGGACATCACATTCGCATCGCGGGATGACGTCTCCGAGATGGAATACCTCGATATGGTGCATAAAAAAACCGGAGCGCTCATTGCTTCAGCTGCCGCCGCAGGCGGAATACTCGCCGGAGGTACCCCGGGGCAGGTCAAGGCACTGTATGAATGGGGGGTGAATTCAGGTATTGCATTCCAGATTCAGGACGATCTTATCGACCTTCTGGCAGATGCACAAAAGAGCGGGAAAGACCGTGCCTCGGATCTCAGAGAAGGGAAGCAGACGCTCATTGCCATCCATGCCCGTGAAAGGGGCATCGACCTCTCGCCCTATCGCCGTGCCGATCTCTCCGATGCCGAAATTGAGAATGCGATCCTTATACTGGAAGATGCCGGCGTTATTCAGGATGTCCGCGACATGAGTGCAGAAAAGGTCGCAATTGCAAAAAAGGCGCTGCATAACCTCCCCGAATCAGAGGAAAGGGTGTTATTAAGTCAGATTACCGATTATTTCGTGACCCGGGGATTCTGA